The Paenibacillus uliginis N3/975 genome has a window encoding:
- a CDS encoding ABC-2 transporter permease, with protein sequence MFKLMRLEWEKNNLAGYCARAVICMIIIFGMVAGMALLANAQNEPMFSNFTEFMSLANIFVRITFVVFSSIIISRLVIDEYRSKTIQLLFTYPLQRKKVIQAKLMIVLSFCFSCVVISTLIIEGLTVVLNPTLHLFETPVSMGEMLATIPSILIASAMTAGLSLIPLYFGMRKKSTATTITSAVIIGTLLNAMVSDGSGSSVSMFQFIGVPAIFGLFGLAVAYLSYRKIDRIDL encoded by the coding sequence AATGGGAGAAAAACAATCTAGCAGGGTATTGTGCAAGAGCTGTGATTTGTATGATTATTATTTTTGGAATGGTAGCCGGAATGGCTTTATTGGCAAACGCTCAAAATGAACCTATGTTTTCAAATTTTACAGAATTCATGTCATTGGCTAATATCTTCGTTCGCATTACCTTTGTCGTTTTTTCAAGCATCATCATTTCGAGATTAGTGATTGACGAATATAGGAGCAAAACCATTCAATTGCTATTTACGTATCCCTTGCAACGCAAAAAAGTGATTCAAGCAAAGTTAATGATCGTTCTTAGCTTCTGTTTTTCTTGTGTAGTGATTTCCACATTAATCATTGAAGGATTGACAGTCGTATTGAATCCGACGCTTCATTTATTCGAAACACCCGTGTCGATGGGAGAAATGTTGGCTACCATTCCATCGATTTTAATCGCTTCAGCGATGACAGCTGGCTTAAGCCTTATTCCTTTGTATTTTGGTATGCGTAAAAAGTCTACTGCAACAACAATTACTAGTGCTGTAATCATAGGAACACTGCTTAATGCGATGGTTTCGGATGGAAGCGGCAGCTCTGTATCGATGTTTCAATTTATCGGCGTTCCTGCTATTTTTGGTTTGTTTGGTTTAGCCGTGGCTTATCTATCATATCGTAAAATTGATAGAATAGATCTTTAA
- a CDS encoding DUF4097 family beta strand repeat-containing protein, translating to MKTNKWIWLLTVIALVGVLYITSQIGSKKLEITEHLPSEEVQSIEIMNDSWDIEVKESTDNQVHVDINGKQKDKKKVPVSVTHQDHKLIIQQNKQIGGALSAFTFEKEGTITILVPKNTVEQVTLINKEGDLDIHTLATQKLTVKNQAGNVKFNQVEADSGVFNLIVGDLTVNNSSFRNLDVVAKANDLYFNNTISSVWNVFSENGEIVLKGIDEKGEMNVETKTGDIQVGYQNAPSSLKVAVENTKGDTTVNLANLSTTMNSDEEVNGTIGAGEYLLHLKSHSGNIGIK from the coding sequence ATGAAAACAAATAAATGGATTTGGTTATTAACGGTAATTGCTTTGGTAGGAGTACTTTACATTACTTCGCAAATTGGATCTAAAAAGTTGGAGATCACAGAACACCTCCCATCGGAAGAAGTTCAGAGCATCGAAATCATGAATGATTCATGGGATATTGAAGTGAAAGAATCGACAGACAATCAAGTTCATGTAGACATTAATGGTAAGCAGAAGGATAAGAAGAAAGTTCCTGTTTCAGTAACTCATCAAGATCATAAATTAATCATTCAACAAAATAAACAAATTGGCGGGGCGTTATCGGCCTTTACTTTTGAAAAAGAGGGAACCATCACGATTTTAGTGCCCAAAAATACAGTAGAACAAGTTACATTGATCAATAAAGAAGGAGATCTCGATATTCATACGTTAGCCACCCAAAAGCTAACCGTTAAAAATCAAGCGGGTAATGTGAAATTCAATCAAGTTGAAGCAGATTCAGGAGTTTTTAATCTAATTGTTGGAGACTTAACCGTAAACAATAGCTCATTTAGGAATTTAGACGTAGTTGCCAAGGCTAATGATCTTTATTTTAACAATACAATCAGCTCCGTTTGGAATGTTTTTTCTGAAAATGGTGAAATCGTTCTAAAGGGGATCGATGAAAAAGGTGAAATGAACGTTGAAACAAAAACGGGTGATATTCAAGTTGGTTATCAAAATGCACCATCCAGCTTGAAAGTAGCAGTAGAAAATACTAAAGGAGATACAACGGTTAACTTGGCGAATCTCTCAACTACAATGAATTCTGATGAGGAAGTAAATGGAACGATTGGCGCTGGAGAGTATCTATTGCATCTCAAAAGTCATTCAGGAAACATTGGTATTAAATAA
- a CDS encoding response regulator transcription factor — translation MWQVLIMDDEKIIRNGLRKYIQESRLPFEPSGEARNAAEALSLIEQSTPDVLLADINMPGLNGLDLVQLVTSRYPDMVVVIISGYDDFKYAQRALQLHAYDYLLKPVPKSDLNRILAKLHDHLCSLHPDEVTKLKKEMTQESLPNSCDLSPIMAKITEYIHYHYNDPELAVPHVAELFHINSNYLSKRMKKEVGVSFLEYLTELRISKAKELLDNSMQNIKIGDLAIKVGYMNQYYFSRLFKNRVGVCPVDYKNSTRMNMY, via the coding sequence ATGTGGCAAGTCCTAATCATGGATGACGAGAAAATTATCCGTAATGGCTTACGGAAATATATCCAAGAGAGTCGGCTGCCTTTTGAACCATCAGGAGAAGCAAGGAATGCTGCTGAGGCGCTGTCTCTAATCGAGCAATCTACACCAGACGTATTACTAGCGGATATTAACATGCCGGGTTTGAATGGCCTTGATCTGGTCCAACTTGTAACGAGTCGTTATCCTGACATGGTCGTGGTGATCATTAGTGGGTACGATGATTTTAAATATGCGCAAAGAGCCCTGCAATTGCATGCTTATGATTACTTACTGAAGCCGGTACCCAAGAGCGATCTAAACCGAATACTTGCTAAGTTACACGATCACTTGTGCAGTCTTCATCCTGACGAAGTTACGAAGCTCAAGAAAGAGATGACACAGGAATCGCTCCCGAATTCCTGTGATCTCTCGCCAATTATGGCGAAAATAACAGAATATATCCACTATCATTACAATGATCCGGAACTGGCCGTACCTCATGTAGCGGAGTTATTTCATATTAATTCCAATTACTTGAGTAAACGAATGAAAAAAGAGGTTGGAGTATCTTTTCTGGAATATTTGACTGAGCTTCGCATCTCGAAAGCGAAGGAATTATTGGATAACTCCATGCAAAATATCAAAATCGGTGATTTGGCGATCAAAGTAGGCTATATGAATCAATATTATTTCAGCCGCCTGTTTAAAAACCGAGTAGGAGTGTGTCCGGTAGATTATAAAAATAGTACCAGAATGAATATGTATTGA
- a CDS encoding sensor histidine kinase → MLGSIYIEMERTVVPLNESLTQQIVNARSEQISYWFQQRIGEVEMLATLASDHHWTREELLRESRKLEQRRGHDYESIRIVDLKGNSWTSDSKSFSILTRDYYKELISSDAPYVVSNVIVSRANKAEIVVILYRIGPLVNEDTAYIAAAVPIGKMKEIAQDILVYDGRGWLIVNSEFPELEDSRANMATFTASIAGVPGWKLIFQVPKSQLTQGMTKTQRSALMVGTVVGIFFLILVLLLGSSIAKPIQALRQLMRQVEDGDWSVRSNDKRRDEIGELGRSFNQMLIKLYQSQQEKKEMELQMIHEQIKPHFLYNTLDTIQWMAASHDANDVVDIVESLSTYFRLGLSSGSQFVTLEQEFQHVESYLNIQCVRYDDILDYELSYDKHLEQQQIIRFILQPLVENAIYHGIKPLTNQKSKISIRAYKQGDQLIVTAQNNGVDIPKSRLASLQETLRNGKKDRNEEIGFGLYSVSHRIKLAYGELYGLQISSGQGITCMTINIPLGGNKSCGKS, encoded by the coding sequence TTGTTAGGCTCCATATACATAGAGATGGAACGAACGGTCGTCCCACTCAACGAATCACTGACACAGCAAATCGTCAATGCCCGGAGCGAACAAATATCCTATTGGTTTCAGCAGCGGATTGGAGAAGTCGAAATGCTCGCCACCCTTGCTTCTGATCACCACTGGACTCGAGAAGAGCTGTTACGCGAAAGTCGCAAGCTAGAGCAACGACGAGGTCATGACTACGAGTCCATTCGGATTGTTGATCTCAAAGGAAACTCTTGGACGTCGGATAGCAAGTCTTTCTCTATATTAACGCGAGACTATTATAAAGAACTGATTTCGTCGGATGCTCCTTACGTTGTAAGTAACGTTATTGTTTCTAGAGCCAACAAAGCAGAGATTGTCGTTATTCTATACCGTATTGGACCGCTAGTAAATGAAGATACAGCTTACATCGCAGCCGCCGTTCCTATCGGTAAAATGAAAGAAATCGCCCAAGACATTTTGGTGTATGACGGCAGAGGGTGGCTTATCGTCAATTCGGAATTTCCAGAACTGGAAGATTCCAGAGCTAACATGGCTACCTTTACGGCTTCGATTGCCGGTGTTCCGGGCTGGAAGCTCATATTCCAAGTGCCGAAATCCCAGCTTACCCAAGGTATGACGAAGACCCAGCGGTCGGCTCTTATGGTAGGAACTGTAGTAGGTATCTTCTTTTTGATTCTCGTCCTATTGCTGGGCTCCTCCATAGCGAAGCCGATTCAGGCGCTGCGTCAATTGATGAGACAAGTGGAAGACGGTGACTGGAGCGTGCGTTCTAACGATAAGCGACGCGATGAGATTGGAGAGTTAGGGCGCAGCTTCAATCAAATGCTCATTAAGCTGTATCAATCCCAGCAAGAAAAGAAGGAAATGGAGCTGCAGATGATTCACGAACAGATTAAGCCCCATTTTCTGTATAACACACTGGATACGATTCAATGGATGGCTGCAAGTCATGACGCAAATGATGTGGTGGACATTGTAGAATCCTTAAGCACGTATTTCCGGCTTGGGCTCAGCAGCGGCAGTCAATTTGTAACACTGGAACAAGAATTTCAACATGTCGAGAGCTACTTAAATATCCAATGTGTTCGGTATGATGATATTCTGGATTACGAATTGAGCTATGACAAGCATTTGGAACAACAACAGATCATTCGGTTCATCCTTCAACCACTCGTTGAAAATGCGATTTATCACGGAATCAAGCCGCTGACAAACCAGAAAAGTAAAATATCAATTCGTGCATATAAACAAGGGGATCAACTGATCGTCACCGCCCAGAATAACGGAGTAGACATTCCTAAATCCAGGCTGGCATCACTTCAGGAGACGTTGCGGAACGGAAAAAAAGACAGAAACGAAGAGATCGGATTCGGTCTATATAGTGTCAGCCATCGCATCAAACTTGCTTATGGTGAGCTTTACGGTTTGCAGATCAGTAGTGGACAAGGTATAACCTGTATGACGATAAATATACCGCTTGGAGGTAACAAATCATGTGGCAAGTCCTAA